The Scleropages formosus chromosome 9, fSclFor1.1, whole genome shotgun sequence DNA segment TAGATGGACACTTAACACTGTACTTAGTATCTATCAAAGTTACTTCAGAATTGAAACAGTATCTGTGACCCAGTCTcaacaaactgaaaactgagCTTCATATAACAAACTTATGGCAAGGTTGTTTACACACTGGACCTGGATACAGGTGGTTTCTAAAGACCTCTAACCTGGTGTAAGGAACACAACCTAGACCTCTGAAGTTTGGGGCTGGGGGTAAATTGGTCAAAATCCAGATTCAGTATCCTATATCTGGTTGGGTTGTTGAATACCAAAGGATGCATTCAACCCACAATGTCTGCTGTTTGATAAACATGGTGGTGGGTCTTCAGTGGTGTGAGCAGCCATTTTGTGGTAGTTGTAGTGTGTAGTGATGGCTCTGCAGGATCATAGCCAGTTAACATAAGGCTGTGTTGCAGGCCCAGGTGCACCTTTTGGAGCAAACGCTGCCCTCATCTTTCAGGGTGGTAATGCCCCAAATGcacagctaaacaaataagtgGTTTGTTCATCAGAATGAAGATGAATGCATTCCATGGTCTTCCTAGTTACCAGATCTAGACATATTAAACCTTGATGGGAGGTTCTGGTGTACAGAATGCCAAGCCTTCACCCCTCAAATAACTGGGGCTTTTCTTAAATAATGCAATATTCCACTGCATGGAGTTCAGGGACTTTGTATGACAGCATTCTAATTGATTGAAGTTAcactgaaggcaaagggtggttCTACTCCTTATTAGGTCCTTCTCATTAATGTTTGTATGCTGAAATTTCTGAGAACTGTGCTGAAAGCATATTAAGAACAGCCATCACTTTATAGAGGTGTGCTGAAACTGCAGGTAAATAATTCTGTATAAATTTCTCCCTGAAGATTTTGACTCTTGTTCCATCCAGCAAACAGCAACTCTTAGCAACCAGGTAGCACCTTCAGAAACTTAATGTTCAAAGAGGTGTCTTATGGTGATTGGGTCTGTGGTTGCTGGTTCTTTTCTTTAGCTTCCACCCAacgtgtcagtcagtcagtaacTGTAAGCAAGAGACATTAAATCGGATCAAATGATCTTTGCCTTTTTGTGTGTGACTCTGGGGAAAACGAATAATTGATTGTGTGCTTATCACATGAAAGTTAATCACAATCTTAATTTACTGTTTAAACCTGTACTACCCTTTTCTGCTATTTTGAGAAGATGGGTCACTGCACAATGCTTCAGTGTTATACAAATTAAGGGTGCGAGGGTTCTATAGGGGGCATAAGGATAAGCAGTAAGTGAATCCTTTGCTTTCTACTCATTCCTGCTGACTGGTGACACTGAAGATAGTTGTCCCATCTCTTGCACTGATGTGGAATGCCTTTGTGCATCTGTTTGGCTGTAAGGAAGATCACAGGTGTCATTTAGTTTCTGATATGAAACTAAACTTGTTGATGTAGTATTGTAGGTTAATGCTGAGTAAGTTAGTGTACAGAAGGTGCAGGGGGGAGAGGAGTTGAGAATGGCAATGCAAGTCATCTCAAACAATCTGAAGAGCAATATAAAATCTGTTGGGCAAAACAGGCTTATGCTGTCAGTAAGTGCCTGACTCATCAAATTTAGTGGTAGACACTTGTATAATTGTGCTTCAGACATGCACAATTTGAAATGTATTGCTTGTTTGAGTGGGTAAGTGATGCTGAGCACCCTCATCCCTCACTTGCACACAAGCTTTTCATTCTTGATTGTTTCAAGGGTGCTCAACAAATACTTTCATGGGTCATAAAAATGCATAGTCTTCATGACTTTCCTGTCATTTTGCAGAGAGGATCTGACGAGCTGTTCTCCTCTTGCGTTTCTAACGGACCCTATATCATGAGCAACTCATCTGGAGCAGGTGAGTACATTTTTCTCAGTCTTTACTACTTTTGAAGTAGTAGGGGGAGTGTTTTAATATCAGCATGTCTTGTAGCTAATGGAAACGACAGTAAGAAGTTCAAAGGTGACATCCGGAGCCCTGGCATTCCGTCACGTGTCATCCATGTTCGTAAGCTTCCCAATGACATCAATGAGGCTGAGGTGATCTCCCTGGGGCTACCCTTTGGCAAAGTGACCAACCTGCTCATGCTGAAAGGAAAGAACCAGGTATTTGCATTGGAAGATTCTTTGTGTGGTTGTCTTGCCACGTGTGAAGATTGACAGTGACGCCCATTGTTTTCATAGGCATTCATTGAAATGAACACAGAAGAGGCTGCACAGACCATGGTCACCTATTACTCCTCTGTCACTCCAGTCATCAGGAATCACCCTATATTCATGCAGTACTCAAATCACAAGGAGCTGAAAACTGACAACTCACCCAATCAAGTGGTAAAGGTTTTGCTACAACTTGAAAAGTAGTTTAAGATAAAATTCTTGAATATAATATTACCTAATGGAGATGATCCTTACATGTCAGGTGAAGTGAGTAGCTTAagctaatttaaatgtaatatggtGAACGTGAATGCTGCATTTTAACTTGATGGTGTTCCGTGAAATTGGCCTTGACATTAGAGCGGCATTGTATTGCATCAAGGTTGTCAGATTCCCCCCCTCATTAGCAGTGAAAACAAGTAATTTTCTCACAGTTCTCCTGTTTCTCCAGTCTTTTGTGAAATGTGCAAGTTTGTATAGCTGTAAATGCTAGACCAGGGGAAAACTGGCCCTCTTGCATACTGATGCAAACATGGATACCACTGAGACACAGTATCTGTTACACATGGAAATGGTTCAACACAGGACTATAAACTTATAATTTGGTTGAACTGCTCCAACTATATACATCCCTGAAATGGCTTTTTTAATATCATAGATCTTAAACTGAAATCTTTATCTATCTAAATGGTTTATTTACATCCATGGAATTGTTCTGATCAAGCAGATTGTCtgctttggggtgggggggggggggtagtgaCAAATGCTGAGCAAAATTCCTTTCAACTTTGAATTTAAAACCTGCTTGAGAAATACTTTGTGTACTCAATTGTTTGTTCATGTAGTGTGTCAATGGTAAACATAGttaattttcagaaacaagACCCATATTGCAACATGTCCTATAAGTATCGACCTCTCTCCTTTAGAGAGCCCAAGCTGCATTGCAGGCAGTGAATGCTGTCCAGACTGGCAGCATGACCATGGCTAGTGTGGATACATCAGGCATGGGTGCCCACAGTCCTGTTCTACGCATCATTGTGGAGAACCTCTTCTACCCAGTCACTCTtgatgttcttcaccaggtgtGATACATTTAGACATTATGGCATCTTGTAGTGGTATACCTTTTGAGCATTGTACACCTAGGTATTACACTGGCTGTTTTAATGCAGAACATCTCCATTAGTACtcatttatttttggaatcTTTCTGTATAGATCTTCTCCAAATTTGGAACAGTGTTGAAGATTATAACATTTACCAAAAACAACCAGTTCCAGGCCTTGCTCCAGTATTCTGATGGCCTGACTGCTCAGCATGCTAAACTGGTGAGTGGTGCCCCCTGCCAGTGAGCCCAATGCAttgctacagttttttttcctttataaaaCATGCTCATAACAAATAAAGGTACAATGCTTTAATTCCAGAGGAAATTTAATATATAGCAAGCTTTTTTAATGCCTGCTTTCAGCACTCTGTCACTGAGAAGACTGCTGTATAGAAATTGGCACTTGGGGGTAATTTTTGTTTCTACAATGCTCCTGCTTATTATATAATTCTATAGGCTCTGGATGGGCAAAACATATACAATGCCTGCTGCACTCTGCGTATCAACTTCTCAAAGTTAACAAGTCTCAATGTCAAGTATAACAATGACAAGAGCCGGGACTATACACGGCCAGACCTTCCTACTGGGGACAGCCAGCCCACCATCGATCATCAGGCCatggctgctgcctttggtaggatgttgagctgctgctgccttttagaCTTTGTAATCATGGTTCCTGTTGgctccttttttgtttcttacttttattttatttttaggtgCTCCAGGAATCATCTCAGCTACCCCATATACGGGAGCCCATGGGTTCCCTCCTGCTTTTGCCATTCAGCAGGCAgcaggtgagtgtgtgtctggttGGTAATTGAGCAGTGGGTTAATGCAATGTTTCCCAGTATTGTAGCAGTGTCATCTTGTTGACTTGTTCACCATGTCCTTTAGGTTTGACAATGCCTGGAGTCCCTGGGGCTCTAGCCTCACTGGCCATCCCtggtgcagctgcagcagctgcagccgcTGGTCGCCTTAGCTTCTCTGGGCTTACTAGTGGGCAGTGTGTCCTGCTTGTCAGCAATCTTAACCCTGAGGTTAGTACTTTCCTCACCCAACCTCATGTCCCTCTTCTACATTGTAGATATGAAGTACTGCATAAAGCATATTAAATGAGGGAAATTCCAAAAGCAGAATATGGTCTTAAGTCTCTAAAGGTATTTCAGACTTTTCTCAAGAGTTCCTTATTTTTCTGTCATGCACAGTGGAATTAGGTGAAGGGATTGTTAAACCTTCTCCCTAAAGTTTGCCAGCAGGATGGTTCATGTTAGGTTGCTGGTGTCCTTGTCCCCTTCCCCAGTTGTAGCTTCTCAAACTCATTTCCCCCCCCAGCCAAGcttttgtggcatttttttccttaattattTTCTTCCCTCCCTATTCTCCTTCAGCTTAAGTATTGCACCATTCCTTTCACAATTTCTTGAGGCATGGTTCCACTGACCTTTAAGAAACTACATGAATAAAGTGTATTCCAGAATATTTATACATGAGGCACATTGCACGAAGTTGTGAAGCTTACTTTGCCTCGGCACTAGTTCAAAATTGCCTTGGGAAGGCTCGTGACGtttgttaatgtgtttttataaatgtgCATGATTTCCAAAAAGCCTTCTTAATTTAACATCCCATTGGATGTTAATTTCCAAATGTGCATTACCTGCCTTTCCACTGTGGCAATTGGTTCATTAAAACTAAAACCCTGGGCTtcttaatatacattttatgccTTTTAATTTCAAGTTCTTAGCTTTATACTGTGAAGGCAACTTTACTTTTGTATTTGCTTATGTTTGCTGATTAACTGAGCCTGACACTGAAGTTTCTGAAATGCAATTcccagtgaaatatttaatatccTATTTAAGATCTGAACCCTAAAATACTTTTCAATGTTTAATCACACTGGTCTATTTTACTATAGCACTAACAACATTGTACAAGAACA contains these protein-coding regions:
- the ptbp1b gene encoding polypyrimidine tract-binding protein 1b isoform X1 — its product is MDGRLETDLYPLGSGYPTEIDSVHDITVGTKRGSDELFSSCVSNGPYIMSNSSGAANGNDSKKFKGDIRSPGIPSRVIHVRKLPNDINEAEVISLGLPFGKVTNLLMLKGKNQAFIEMNTEEAAQTMVTYYSSVTPVIRNHPIFMQYSNHKELKTDNSPNQVRAQAALQAVNAVQTGSMTMASVDTSGMGAHSPVLRIIVENLFYPVTLDVLHQIFSKFGTVLKIITFTKNNQFQALLQYSDGLTAQHAKLALDGQNIYNACCTLRINFSKLTSLNVKYNNDKSRDYTRPDLPTGDSQPTIDHQAMAAAFGAPGIISATPYTGAHGFPPAFAIQQAAGLTMPGVPGALASLAIPGAAAAAAAAGRLSFSGLTSGQCVLLVSNLNPERVTPQCLFILFGVYGDVMRVKILFNKKENALVQMADATQAQLAMSHLNGQKLHGKALRVTLSKHTNVQLPREGQEDQGLTKDFSNSPLHRFKKPGSKNYQNIFPPSATLHLSNIPPSVVEDDLKQLFASSGALVKAFKFFQKDRKMALIQMGSVEEAIQSLIEFHNHDLGENHHLRVSFSKSTI
- the ptbp1b gene encoding polypyrimidine tract-binding protein 1b isoform X3; this translates as MSNSSGAANGNDSKKFKGDIRSPGIPSRVIHVRKLPNDINEAEVISLGLPFGKVTNLLMLKGKNQAFIEMNTEEAAQTMVTYYSSVTPVIRNHPIFMQYSNHKELKTDNSPNQVRAQAALQAVNAVQTGSMTMASVDTSGMGAHSPVLRIIVENLFYPVTLDVLHQIFSKFGTVLKIITFTKNNQFQALLQYSDGLTAQHAKLALDGQNIYNACCTLRINFSKLTSLNVKYNNDKSRDYTRPDLPTGDSQPTIDHQAMAAAFGAPGIISATPYTGAHGFPPAFAIQQAAGLTMPGVPGALASLAIPGAAAAAAAAGRLSFSGLTSGQCVLLVSNLNPERVTPQCLFILFGVYGDVMRVKILFNKKENALVQMADATQAQLAMSHLNGQKLHGKALRVTLSKHTNVQLPREGQEDQGLTKDFSNSPLHRFKKPGSKNYQNIFPPSATLHLSNIPPSVVEDDLKQLFASSGALVKAFKFFQKDRKMALIQMGSVEEAIQSLIEFHNHDLGENHHLRVSFSKSTI
- the ptbp1b gene encoding polypyrimidine tract-binding protein 1b isoform X2, giving the protein MDGRLETDLYPLGSGYPTEIDVHDITVGTKRGSDELFSSCVSNGPYIMSNSSGAANGNDSKKFKGDIRSPGIPSRVIHVRKLPNDINEAEVISLGLPFGKVTNLLMLKGKNQAFIEMNTEEAAQTMVTYYSSVTPVIRNHPIFMQYSNHKELKTDNSPNQVRAQAALQAVNAVQTGSMTMASVDTSGMGAHSPVLRIIVENLFYPVTLDVLHQIFSKFGTVLKIITFTKNNQFQALLQYSDGLTAQHAKLALDGQNIYNACCTLRINFSKLTSLNVKYNNDKSRDYTRPDLPTGDSQPTIDHQAMAAAFGAPGIISATPYTGAHGFPPAFAIQQAAGLTMPGVPGALASLAIPGAAAAAAAAGRLSFSGLTSGQCVLLVSNLNPERVTPQCLFILFGVYGDVMRVKILFNKKENALVQMADATQAQLAMSHLNGQKLHGKALRVTLSKHTNVQLPREGQEDQGLTKDFSNSPLHRFKKPGSKNYQNIFPPSATLHLSNIPPSVVEDDLKQLFASSGALVKAFKFFQKDRKMALIQMGSVEEAIQSLIEFHNHDLGENHHLRVSFSKSTI